TTCTAATTGTTTCGTTATTACCCTCTAACCGAGATTGGCTGAATTCTGCACACAATTGTTAAAAACCTTTTCTCCCATTCAAAAGTTTAATTCCCTGATAACTATATTTTATAAcatgcagaatttttttttaaagaatcaaAGTGGATTTGGGTAATCTGGCATGAAAACTATTAGAGAGCAAAACATTTCTGGGAACCGAAGCAAATTTTTCAGCTAAAGTTTTGCATCGACCTTTTAACAGTGGCCGCACCTCTTGGGCTCAGTGCCAGGCAGCTGGATTTGTGActagtctgtctctctgcgctgcTCCCAATCTCACCTACTGGCTCCACTTGGATATCCATAAACCAGGAAAAAGAGTGGGAGTGGACCTGGATCAGTAGCTCCATGTGTCCCCATAACCCAGCCTGGATCCTATTGCtggcagtgactctcacaggtGAGTCCGGGGAGGGGAATCAGGGCACAGGAGCAGAGACTGGGGCTGCGCTCCATTTTGGGATCTGGTTACCAGGAACTAGTCCTTGTCCCTGAATCCCTGTCAATTCTATGGTGTCCTAAAagaggaaagatttttttcagAACGTGGTTCTGAGCAAGTTAAAGTTCCCTGCTCGGTGGGGTGTgggagaattatttttaaagctttGTTCTATCGATGATTCTGTCGCTCAATGACAACTTTCAGTCTGGCTGCACTTgcggtgaaacagagttaaaggcacacagcccctcacactagCCCTGCCTTAAAGTCGCAGTGAAGCAGCCTCACAATATCCATGTTAAGACACGTTGGAGCCTGAATCATCGAAAAACATGTCTGTAACATTCCAGAACCTTAAATCATCTGCAGCTGCTTACTCAGAGTTACAGAATCAAGgcaatggagttaagatacagatcagctgcGAGCTAATTGAATTTGATTTTAAATTGAATCTGATTGACTTTGAGGGCAAGTTGAACACAACGGTTTTTTTTTAGTTCACAGCCAATTTTAGAAGTATACTGTATAACATATAGCCATAATCCTTACTGGACTCGTAACCTGGTggcctggattaataatccacagtcaggaaaccaaatcccaaaatggcagctggggaatttaaattcaactattaATAAAATTGATAATAAAAAGTGCGTCTCTACCATGGTGACCACCAAATTACCAGATTATTGTAgaaaacccatctgatttacCCACTTCCTtctggaaaggaaatctgctgctcctggccaacatgtgactccagacccattgcAATGTGCTTGACTCAGTGAATGATGGCACTGCCCAGTGAGTGGGCACTGCCCACTGTGGTACTGACCTGTGGAGAGCAGAATGCACGGGGTTCAGACCTGGTCtggagggagcaggagctcagCACCCTGATATAGAGAGCAGCTGTCAAGAATCCTGCTTCTGATCAATAATTCCACTGGGAGGTACCTACACAGATTTGGGATAAAGGCACAGTTGAGTTTGGGTGAGATGATCTGAATATTGGAATAATTTTCTGTGTTTTGGCCATTAACTCCCAGTTGATGTGGAGAACAGGGTTAgtgagtaacacacactgacatggaGTTGGTGATCACTGAACCTTCACAGTCTGTATGTCTGAACTTTAACCTTGTTtgttcagtatctgactgtgtgaaGCCCATTTAACCAGTCTGAGGGATAAACAGAAAAATTAGCACATGTTAAAACTCTGTCACCATAAGCAACCCCTGCGGCTAGCCAGTAATTCCTACTGGACATTAAACTAGGCGTAGACAATATTGGTGATTGTGCGGGACATTTATCAAATGGCAGCATCTATGAACCAGCTCCAGATAAACAAATGGTGGATGGTAAACTCTCCCTGGATAGAATAGGTCCGAgaagctaaatggcctcctcttaTTCCTGTGAAGCGTGGCTATTGGTTGAGGTTTGGAGGGCTGTGTGGCTATTGGTTGAGGTTTGGAGGGCTGTGTGGCTATTGGTTGAGGTTTGGAGGGCTGTGTGGCTATTGGTTGAGGTTTGGAGGGCTGTGTGGCTATTGGTTGAGGTTTGGAGGGCTGTGTGGCTATTGGTTGAGGTTTGGAGGGCTGTGTGGCTATTGGTTGAGGTTTGGAGGGTTGTGTGCCTATTGGTTGATTGCTATTGTTTGAATGGTGTGTCATAGAataatttatggcacagaaggccatttggcccatcaagtctatgccAACTTTCTGCGGAGCAATCCAATCAATCCTATTGATCCACTTGATCCGtatagccctgcaggtttatttccttgctcttgtattctatgtatggcaaatatcccatatacctccttaaccaccttgtctacctgcctttcagggatctgtggatatgcacaccgaggtccctctgaccttcagtcttccaggtccacacacagattccctctatggtccctaagcggccctactctttccataGTTATTTGCTTActgtttatatatttaaaaaaaaccctttattctacccaccaatgctttctcatgcattcTCTTAGCTTTCTTAATTTCTCCCCCCTACCctgttcctccctccccccacccggctactccctccctgccccctaccccactcctccctcccccctacaCCGCTCCTCGCTCCCCCCAACccgctcctccctccctcccttgttgggatttctacatactggctaaaagcattctcctggatgcaactttaGAATCTtgttccctccctaccttgcacacgggatgtgggcattgcaactaggccagcatttattgcccattcctaattgcccttgagaaggtggtggtgaaatgccttcttgtggtgtaggtacacccgagtgctgttagggagagagttccaggattttgacccagcaacatgaaggaacggcgatatatttccaagtcaggatggtgagtggcttggagggcagctcccaggtggtggtgttcccatctatctgctgcctttgtccttctaagtagtagaggtcgcaggtttggaagatactgtcgaaggagccatggtgaattcctgcagtgcatcttgtagatggtacacactgctgccactgtgcatcagtggtggagggagtgaatgtttgtggatgtggtgccaatcaagtgggctgctttgtcctggactgtgtctaGTTTCTTGATTCTATTGCAgctgcatccaggcaagtgcggggtattccatcgcactcttgccttgtgccttgtagctagtggacaggctttggggagtcaggaggtgagttactcatggcagggttcccagcctctgacctgctcttgtagccacagtattttatggttagtccagttagttttgggtcaatggtaacccccaggatgttgatagtgggggattcagtgatggtaaagccatcgGATGTCGAGGGGAGATGGTTACATTTTCTCTTGTTTgaaatgctcattgcctggcacttgtgtggctcaaatgttacttgccacttatctggccaagcctgaatgttgaccaggtcttgctgcatttggacacggactgccccaggttgtccattttggcaggaagagtaggaAAACAGAATATCATTtaattagagagagagactgcaaaatgctgcacagcAATAATCTGCGCACTGagatcagtttgggttctgccagggccactcagctcctgacatcattacagccttagtccaaacatagacaaaagagctgaactcccaaggtgaggtgagagtgactgcccttgacgtcaaggcagcatttgaccaaatgtagcatcaaggagccctggtaaaactgaagttaatgagaatcagggggaaaattctctgctgattggagtcatacccagcacaaaggaagatggttgtggttgctggaggtcagtcatctcagctccaagacatcactgcaggagttcctcaggatagtgtcctcgacccaaccatcttcagttgcttcatcaataccCTTCCTTCAattataaggtcaaaagtggggatgttcactgatgattgcataatgttcagtaccattcgtgactcttcagatactgaagtaactcactatactgacttggaaatatatcactgtcgttgggtccgaatcctggaattcccttcctaaaagcattgtaggtgtacctataccacatggactgcagtggttcaagaaggcagctcatcaccaccttctcaagggcaattaggaatgggcaataaatactggcccagccagtgatgcatCATACCATGAAGGAATAATTTTAAGTAAACGAGAGgtctggggaacagtgtgtgagggggctgGGTGTCAGACAATGATGCAGTGTTAAACGAAGGCCTATCTGCCCTCAGGTGGGTTTCAATGATCCTATGACACTATTCTGAAGAGCTGTTCTGCACCTGAATCCTggggccaataattatccctcaaccaacatcactaaaacagattatttggtcattattacGTTACTAATTGTGGGATTtttctgtgtgtaaattggctgctgtgtgttGGATAGTGCGACTGGAGAGAAGAACATCATTGCAAGAGCATATTTACCTTCACCCAGAAAATCTCAATGAAAGTGAAATCGAAGTGAGTTTCTGCTTTGGTACAGTAATGCTGCCACACTCACTCAGCCCATCGCcatcctcctcacacacacaataaagaATGGTTACAACAAGGAGGACATGCAGCCCATTGTGTCCCTGtcagctctttgcaagagcttTGCTCATCACATacacccttcccacccccaccaccccacaacaccccccataGCTCCGTTAAATAGAAACAGGCAGTGTTAGCCCTTGTTTAAATCTTTCAAGCGCAGGTTACACGATCTCCAGAGGGAGAGACCCAAACACACAGTGTTTGCTAAAGTCTCAACCAAGATCCTCCAATAGACTATCAGACACCAACTAACCCCCAAACCAACAAcatattgcatttatatagcaccgttgAAACTTTGCAAGGCGCCTCATAAAGTCGAAATCAATCGAGTTTTGATATCCAGTCACATACGATGTTagggataggtgaccaaaagctcagtcaaaCAAGGTGGTTTTAAGGTGAGTCTTAAATGAGGAGAAGGTCTAAAGACAGAGAAGGTTTTGAGAGGAAATTCCAGGGTgttgggcccaggcagctgaaggtatagaGGGTGGTAAAGAAAACCACTGTAACAGGGAACAGCCAGGGTGAAGGAGAGTAACCATTTTAATGGAAACAAGGAGGTGGTGTGTTTGAGAAAACCAGAGATGTCGTGACAAATGGAAAGGTAGAAATTGCAGTTGTGAGTGAATTGGGGGAGAGTTTATTCCAGCTACAGAAGGAAGTCAGGgtggggtgtggaagggggtgtGAGTGGAGAGCGGTACCAAATGTGATCAGAGACAGCCTTCTCTGTGGCAACCCAGATATTTCTTAAGTGGGATAATGATAGAGAATAAAAATCTCAAAGAATTAGTTACAGGAATTAAAATCTAGACACGGAGTGTACAgggtgactgtttattcagcaggataaggatcattcactgtgtaactgtcaagagtcactgtttattcagggtaaggatcactcactgtgtaactgtacagagtcactgtttattcagggtaaggatcactcactgtgtaactgtacagagtcactgtttattcagggtaaggatcactcactgtgtaactgtacagagtcactgtttattcagggtaaggatcactcactgtgtgactgtacagtgtcactctttattcagggtaaggatcactcactgtgtaactgtcgagagtcactgtttattcagggtaaggatcacttacCGTGTAACTGtcgagagtcactgtttattcagggtaaggatcactcactgtgtgactgtacagtgtcactctttattcagggtaaggatcactcactgtgtaactgtcgagagtcactgtttattcaggggaaggatcacttactgtgtaactgtcgagagtcactgtttattcagggtaaggatcactcactgtaactctcgagagtcactgtttattcagggtaaagatcactcactgtgtaactgtcgagtgtcactgtttattcaaggtaaggatcactcattgtgtaactgtacagaatcactgtttattcaggggaaggatcactcactgtgtaactgttgagagtcactgtttattcagggtaaggatcactcactgtgtaactctcgagagtcactgtttattcagggtaaagatcactcactgtaactgtcgggtgtcactgtttattcaaggtaaggatcactcactgtgtaactacagaatcgctgtttattcaggggaaggatcactcactgtgtaactgtcgagagtcactgtttattcaggggaaggatcactcactgtggaactctcgagagtcactgtttattcagggtaagggtcactcattgtgtaactgtcgagagtcactgtttattcagggtatggatcactcgctgtgtaactgtacagagtgactgtttattcagggtaaggatcactcactgtgtaactgtacaaagtgactgtttattcagggtaaggatcactcactgtgtaactgtacagagttactgtctattcagggtaaggatcactcactcactgtgtaactctcgagagtcactgtttattcatggtaaggatcactcactgtgtaactctcgagagtcactgtttattcagggtaaggatcactcactgtgtaactctcgagagtcactgtttattcagggtaaggatcactcactgtgtaactctcgAGAGTCACTGTTTAGTCAGGGtggggatcactcactgtgtaactgtcgagagtcactgtttatacagggtaaggatcactcactgtgtaactgtcgaGAGTCACtgtttgtttattcagggtaaggatcactcactgtgtgactataCAGGGTCACTCTTTATTCAGTAATTTAATGGTGAGTTGATTAAGTATTGACTTTGCAATGACACTGTgaacaatccttaccctgctgaatgaccgTTGATGTGGTGATGAGGAATATGATGTGTTTTCTGTGCAGGTGTTGTTGAAGTTGGTGCCATTGAGATTTACACTGGAGGCAATGTCGAGGCTCGGAATGGCAGTGAGCAACGTCTAAGGTGCACGTTTCGGTCCAGTGCTCCTGTCAGCAAGCAAACCACTGTCACCTggcaattctggccccttgaaaATGGGAATGGAGAGTCTGTAAGTATCCTGCAGGAAATTCCTGGTTCTCTCATATCAGATACAAGTTATCTGAGTTTGAATCAGTCCAGGCTTGACACTGCTTAAAACAAGGCCAACTAAAGATCCTTAAAACCGCAAGCAGCCCCACCCTGAATCCCAGCAAATCTGCCTCACTCAGCCCTCCATTACTCACTCACTTGTTGCTCTAATTTCCTGGTCCTGTAATGAAGGCTTTTAAGTAAcattgctgcttcatcactggGTGAATCTAACAATGCAATTCTCATTTGAGCAGTGATCAAACTTCCTGTTAAGTAGATTTCAACCTCTGAGCTCACAACCACCCTtggaaaagtatttcattggctgtaaagcactttgagacatcctggggTGTTGAAAGAccctatagaaatgcaagttctttcatctGTGGGTCCTAAGGCCCTAGGGTTTCTGGCCCATGAAGATAAAGAGTCTCGAACACCTCCTGTCCTCAATCTGACAAACGCCTCTTGTCaataagatataataattctcataatgttactggaattcATTGTAAACGAGAATAATAGTTGGATGTGtctacatgtgtttgtgtgtgtggatgtgtatgggcgtgagatttaattgaattagaggcagcaagtctgggtgctttgatctaagatgGGAGGttatgtttgaaatgttaattagataaacatggggaagtttagaaacataggtgtcaagggaacatttgcattttgaaataaaccaggccagattgttttcaaaggagggagtAATTGTGTCATCTAGTCACATGAAGTTTTGAAACAGTGTGTTtgttttccccaaagattactggtaaaacttagtgctatgagaggggtttattatcagggagataaagtccaaaggcatggtgaaacaatgggtatttgcattcaaagagaaagatatgtacaaagaaggagcaagggctgtgtgtaagggtaggcatttttaagattttacaagtgtgtgaaaagccttcagcatctatgcctcaagctgatgttttcaaaggactgaagttaagaaaactcacttggaagtcGACTttttcagggtatcatgtttctctgcctgggtcttttaaaatccatgTGTCTTAACATTGCCTTAACAAAACTGTAagtgggagttagattgattaggagctttagaagttatcatagtaataatttttagatctatgtatgtatttaaaatcatttccctTATAAATATTTAACCtagttttttaaaaacctataacACTTGGTGGTctaattactactgaattcaaggtacaTATCTCAAAAtgtatacaaattgaaaattagttgtgataATTGTTTTGAGTTtccctgggatttgaacagctcggcatttaccatcagctgtgtcataacacacaGAAGTCTTTCCCTGACACCTGTGGGTTCCTGGAATGCGGAGACCAAGGCCCAGAGCCTACCCAAGCTGTGAGTGGAGCAGGTCAGTCACTACATTCTTGGttaggaggtggggaggggctggggggggctgGTCTCAGATCCTGATACTGGCCAGTAGCATGCTGATGTCAGGATTCAGCTGAGGAATAAGGCCAAAACCATGGTGAAACAACAGGATGGTACGCAGTGAATCACCTGGGACACAGAGAATAGAAAGCTCAGTGGAACCCTAGAGGCCATCCTGTGTCTGGAGAACTGAGTCCCCAGAAATAGTCAGCTCATCCTGACAGTGTAtggggagatttactagaatggctgaaggaatgaggaatttcagttaatgtggagagactggagaagatgcgactgttctccttggagctgAGAAGGGTAAAAGGTgatttaatcgaggtgttcaaTATCACGAGgggctttgatagagtaaataaggaaaagctgtttccagtggcagaaggaccAGTAACCAGAGATTAGTGGAAAAAATCAATATGGGGAGATGGGAgcatttttttaatgcagcatgtatttttttttattcattcatgggatgtgggcttctctggctgggccagcatttattgcccatccctaattgcccttgagaagatggtggtgatctgccttcttgaaccgctgcagtccatgtgtgtaggtacacccacagtgctgttagggagggagttccaggattttgacccaacgacagtgaagaaacggcgatatatttgcacgtcaggatggtgagtgactcggaggggaacttccaggtgatgctgttcccatctaagtgctgcccttgtccttctggatggtagtggccatgggtttggaagatgctgtccaaggagccttggtgaattcctgcatcttgtagatggtacacactgctgctactctgtgtcggtggtggagggagtgagtttgtggatgtggtgccaatcaagtggctgctttgtcctggatggtgtcaagcttcttgagtgttgttggagctgcactcatctaggcaagtgtggagtattccatcacactcctgacttgtgccttgtagatggtggacaggctttggagagtcaggaggtgagttctctctgcaggatttctagcccctaacctgctcttgtagccactgtattttatggctggtctagttcagtttctagtcaatggtaaccccccaggatgttgatagtgggggattcagtgatggtaatgccattgaatttaaaggggcgatagttggattctctcttgttggagatggtcattgcctgacacttgtgtggcgtgaatgttacttgcaacttgtcagcccaatcctggatattgtccaggtcttgctgcatatggacatggactgcttcagtatctgagtcgagAATGTTGCTGAATATAGCATCACtctgctgatgatggagaatagactgaaggggcagtaattggccaggtttgtcctgctttttatggacaggacatacctgggcaattttccacatagccgggttcTGACCTGCAAAGCACTGCCTGACAGGGagtagaagcaaattcaataataactttctaaAGGCTATTGGTAAAATATTTGGaaaagaaaaaattgcagggctgtgtGGAAAGAGCAGGGTGAGTGGGACAAATTGTatgatctttcaaagagccagcacaggcacgatggacagaatggcctctttctgtgctgtggttCTAAGTAAGCAGATAAAGGAGAATCATGAAGGAGGAAATGGGGAGAAATGTTTATAGTAAAATCTCTAGGCTCTGGATTTGATTTCCTCACCGGCTTATACCATCCCTAACTGCTGGCACTGAGAGACGCTGTAAGCACTCTCACAATCCATCGCTAcagggaggcactgagagacgcTGTCAGCACTCTCACAATCCAACGCTAcagggaggcactgagagacgcTGTCAGCACTCTCACAATCCATCGCTACAGGGAGGCAAGGGACAGGTTagagagtaaacctccctctacactgtccccatcaaacactcccagggcaggtacagcacggggttagatacagagtaaagctccctctacactgtcctcatcaaacactcccagggcaggtacagcacggggttagatagaaagtaaagctccctctacactgtgcccatcaaacactcccagggcaggtacagcacagggttagatacagagtaaagctccctctacactgtgatGACGAAGAGGCCGCCCAATTCAGTAAGCCAATAAAAACCCTTTCCCTTTCTCCACAGATCTTTTATTATCTCCAGCAGCCGTACCCTCCTTCTACTGGCCGGTtcaagggccgagtggcctggtCTGGGGATATTTGGAAAAAGGATGCTTCAATCATTGTGAGTGAACTGCAATTTACAGACAACGGAACCTTCCATTGCACGGTGATGAATCCCCCTGATGTACACGGTGTTGCTGGAGAAATTAAACTCCGCGTCGTCCATAAAGGTTTGTGGATGATAGGGGTTGTGTTTGGATGATGAGGGATTTGGGTTGGGATGATAGGGGGTGTTTGTTGGGCCGATTGGAGGTTTGTATTGGAATCTGGGATGAGTttctggtgttggtggtgggggcagaggggtggATCGGAGGCAGGGAGCAGAGGGGTGGATCGGAGGCAGGGAGCAGAGGGATGGATCGGGGGTAGGGGGCAGAGGGATagatgggggtagggggcagAGGGATGGATAAGGGGCAGGGGGCAAGGGGTGGATCagggtgcgggggtgaggggtgttgggggcagaGGGATGGATAGGGGGCAGGGGGCAGAGGGATGGGCAGGGGGCAGAGGGATGGGCAGGGGGCAGAGGGATGGGCAGGGGGCAGAGGGATGGGCAGGGGGCAGAGGGATGGGCAGGGGGCAGAGGGATGGGCAGGGGGCAGAGGGatgggcagggggcagggggcagagGGATGGATAGGGGGGCAGGGGGCAGAGGGATGGATAGGGGGGCAGGGGGCAGAGGGATGGATAGGGGGGCAGGGGGCAGAGGGATGGATAGGGGGGCAGGGGGCAGAGGGATGGG
This genomic window from Carcharodon carcharias isolate sCarCar2 chromosome 25, sCarCar2.pri, whole genome shotgun sequence contains:
- the LOC121269486 gene encoding myelin protein zero-like protein 2, which codes for MCPHNPAWILLLAVTLTGVVEVGAIEIYTGGNVEARNGSEQRLRCTFRSSAPVSKQTTVTWQFWPLENGNGESIFYYLQQPYPPSTGRFKGRVAWSGDIWKKDASIIVSELQFTDNGTFHCTVMNPPDVHGVAGEIKLRVVHKVTYSEMLILGIVIGSATGLVVLIVVAVVTIQLLRKRNEKEEEEEDKPEYENKNGTELEKLNCETENLTEVAESVGVS